Below is a window of Streptomyces sp. ITFR-16 DNA.
TGCGTCGCCTCCAAGTCCGGTGCGCCGCCCGTCACCGAACAGGCCGCCCAGGTGCGGCTCCTGGCCGACGCGTACGGCCTCGACGGACTGTCCCGTGCCCGCCTCCCCGACGCGATGCTCGATCGCCAGTCCCGCAACGCGGAGTGGTGGCGCGGACAGCTGGGCTCCGGCGCACCTCGCCTCGGGACCGAGGCGCAGATCGCGGAACGCATCGCGTGGTCCCGGCGCGAGCACGCGTTCACGGCCGCCCACCGCTCGGTGTTCGGCGCGGCGCTGGGCTGATCCCGCCGTGCCGTGGCGGCTGGCCGCCCTCCCCGGGCAGGACCGGGCGGTTGTGCCCGCCGGTCACCTCACCGGCAGCCTCGACGGAGGCGGGTGCGGAGCCCGGAAGGTGAAGGCGTCCGGCCCCTCGCCGGCCGAGCGGATCAGGGCGATGCGGTCCATCGCCTCTTCGACGCTCGGGCGGTGTCCGGCGGGGACCCACCACAGCGCGTGGTGGAAGTCGGCCAGCCGCTCGAACCACTCCCGGCGGCGCGCCAGCACCTTGAGGTGCCCGCTGCGGTAGGTGAAGTCGCGCAGCGCGTCGACCGATTCCCAGACCGAGCAGTTGATCAGGAGCATCGCGTCGTCGTTCTCGGGACGCAGGCCGGTCGAGTCGGCTCCGCCGTCGTCGACCATGCGCCAGACGAATCCGGGGGCCGCGTCTGCGACGGCGTTGATCTCCGGGAGCTGGGCGACGAAGTCGGCCAGCTGTGGACTGTCGAGCGGGGCGAGAATCCGCCCGACGTTGACCTGGGCAAGGTGGAAGTCGTTCACGCGGTCCAGCATGCCCGGGTGAACCTTCTAAAGTCAACGAATGCTTTTTTAGATTTCCTCCGTGAGACGCAGGGCGACGCAGCAGCCCTGGGGGAGCGGATCCATGGCCGCACTCCAGCTCTGACCATCCGTCAATCCGGTGAGCAGTCCCTCGATCCCGGCCAGATTCATGCCGCACACCAGGGCGGGGAACTGGTCGGCCAACGCGTGGAAGGGACAGTTGTTGAGCCGCAGCGTGTCGCCGTCCCAGAACGGCTCGTAACCGCGTGAGCGCAGGACCTCGACCGGGTCGGTCCCGCCGTCCGAGGCGCTGCCCTCCGCCTCGCCGGCCTTCTTCGCCGCTGCCTGCAACTCCCCGTCGAGCCCGGCCCGCTCGACCACCTCGGCCAGCAGCCGGCTCGCCGTGTCGTACGAGCGGGGCGGCACGGAGACCGCGTGCTCGCCCTCCGCCCGCCGGTACATCTTCGCGGGCCGCCCGGCCCCGGGGCCGCTGCGCCCCGAGAGCCGCTTGAAACACACTTCCAGCAGCCCGGCGTCGACCAGCTTGTCCAGATGGAAGGCGGCCAGCGAACGGGACACCCCGACCGCCTCGGCCGCCGCGTCCCGCCCCACCTCGCCGGGGGTCGCGGTGACATGCCGGTACAGTCCGCGCCGCACGGGGTCACCCAGTACGACCAACGCCTCAAGGGCGGCATCCTCGCTGCTCACGGCACGATTCTATGACCAATGACGATTGACGAAGCGAACGGCGGTCCACGAGGCCTCAGGCCGCCCCTCCTCGGCGTTCACTCGAGGAGGCACGGCAACTGCTCGAACTCGGCGAGGTGGCTGGTGGCTGCGATCGACGGTCGGCCGCCCGGGCGGCCGGTACGCGGGGAGGATCCGCACGTCATACGCGACCACCTCGCCGATCCGGCGGCCGGGACGCCACTGCCCCGTACGGTGGAGCGCCGGGACGGTCTCGACGGGCGGGGTTCCTACGCCACGCGTCCGAGCCGGACGAACATGATGAACGCCTGGACGGCGATGGCGAGAAGGACGGCGGGGAGGACCGCCCAGGGCACCACCCCGCCGATCGCCAGGAGTGTGAGGACGACGAGTGCCGCCACGAGCGTGGGCAGGGCGGCGGAGACGGAGATGCCGATGCGAAGGCGACGGGTCACGAACCCTCCTCGGGGATCGGTCGAGCGGGGCGGGGGCTGAACGGGGCACGTGGCTGCCGGGCCAGGGCGGTCATGCGGCGGAGCGTGCGCGGTCGAGGTAGGCGGTGAGGTCGTGCCAGGCGTCGGCCGGGGCCTCGGGGTCACCGGACATCGCGGCCGGATCGTCGCGCCAGGCGGACCGCACCGCAGCCGAGAGCCCGCGGTCGCCCCCGGTGAACAGCGAGCTGAGCTCGTCCATGCGTTCCACCACCTTCCTCACCTCGGGCGCCGTCGGTTCCACCCCGGAGCTGCGCAGTGCCTCGGCCCTGCGGTACAGCTCCGGCCACTCGACGTCCAGCAGGTAATGCGCGGCAGGGCCCAGCGCCGCCGCACGGTCGTGCAGAGTCCGCACCTGGTCGTCGTCGAGGTGGCGCAGCAGCGCCTGCCGGCTCTCCGGCCCCGCGCTGCCCATGGTCTGGAGCACCCCGAACAATGTGGAGACATCCGGTGCCCGGTCGGAGACCAGTTCGCCGTGGATGTGGGCCAGCCGCTCCCGCAGGGCTTCCAGAGACGCGATCGAGGCCTCGACACCGGCCAGGTGATCGCCCATCAGCCTCACCGGGTCGACGCCCACGTCCAGGCATGTGGCGATGCTCTCCAGCCCCAGCCCGAGACGACGCAGCGCGAGTACCTGATACAGGCGGATCACGTCCTGCTCGCCGTACTCGCGATGCCCGGCGTCCGTGCGCCTGGACGGACTCAGAAGGCCGATCTTGTCCCAGTGATGCAAGGTGCGGACGGTCAGCCCACTCGTCTGAGCGAGCGTTCCGACCTTCCATGTCCGGTCGATGCTCATGCACCCACCATGCTCCCTGACGTCGCGTGAGGTGCAAGTCCGCCGGTCCCGTCCTGCCCTAGCTCTGGAAGAACGCGTCGATGTCCTCGTCGGTGATCTCGCCGAACACCGCGTCGCCCCCGGCCGCGGCGGCCTTCCTCGCCAGCTCCTCGTAGGTGCGGTTCAGCTCCTGGGCCGCCTTCCTGGACCGGAGCCGGACCAGCCCGAGGGAGGAGCGGTCGTCGAAGACGACGGCCAGCAGAAAGCGCTCGGCCGCGATCTGTACGTGGGCGTGGTCGGGCTGCCCCTGCCGGGGAAGCACCGCGAGGCTTCCCCCGTCACGCAGCTCCCTCGTCGCCGCACCGGCCGCAGCGGGGCCCTCCCCGACCAGTGCGGGAAGCCAGCCCGCGTCGATCTGATCGACCTCGCCCGCGCAGGCCAGCAGCTGCCCGTTCCTGTCGGTCAGGAGAACGGTCTTGGCGTTGGCGTCCTTCTCCAGGCGAACGACGGTCCCCACCAGCTCCTTGATCTCATCGCTGAAGACGTCGTCGTGCATCGTGGTCATGGCGCATCTTTCTGAGAGCGGCGAGCGGACGGGCCGGGGCAACGCCGGCACGCACACCTTATGACCGCACATCACTCCACGTGTTCGATCTGTCACCTAAAGTGTGACCCTTCTTCACGCTCCGAGGGGATTCCCGAACGGGGATTGACGCTCGCCGAGCGGGAGTTCCGCGCCTCAGGCGCGACTGCGGGGCCACTCGCCGCGTCACCGGCTTGACAGGTGACGCGGGGCGGGGCAAGCTCGAATCACCCAAGCGGTACGGCACATCCGCATCGAGCGAGCGGAGATCCACGATGAAGACCGAAGGCATGACGGACGGTGCCGCAGTGGCACGACACGCCCGCTTCGGGCAGTTGCCCGAGCGCGTCAGGTCCGAGGACATGGTCGAGGTGAAAGTCGCCGCTCCGGCCGACGGGGCAAGCGATCGCTACAACCCCGAGGGCGCGTGGAACCACTACTCCTGTCTCGCCCTCGACCTCTGAAGACCCGACTCCCACGAGCCGCACAGGGCCTCGGCCCGGCTCACACGGGGTTGCGCCGCAGGAAGGCGAGGAGAGCGGCGGTGAGTTCTGCGGGTGCGTCTTCCTGGACGAGATGGCCCGCATCCGCGAGGGGTTCGAAGCGCGCCCCCGGGATGCGGGCGGCGAGCTCGCGTCCCTTCGCCACGGGAATCCAGGTGTCGTCCTCGCCCCAGCACACCAGTGTCGGGATGTCGATCTCGCCGTACCGGTCCTGCACCTCGTCGGTGTGGAGCTGGTCGGCCTGGGCGATCTGCCGGTAGAACGCCGCCTGGCCGAGGTCGTCGAGCCAGGGCCGGACGAGCCGGTCGAGGACGGCCGGGTGCAGCCCGGGGCTGCTGGCCGAACTCACGTACTCGCGCACCAGCGCCCGGTGCAGCGGGGGCGGCAGCTGCTCGAAGACCGCAAAGTGCGCGCCGACGAGACGGAAGAACGGCGACCCCCCAGGGCGCCAGGGCGACCGGGTCGACCAGAGCGAGAGCGCGGTAGCGGGCGCCGTGCAGCAGATGCGCCCGCAAGGAGACGGCCCCGCCGAAGTCGTGGGCGACCACAAGAGGTTCCTCCAGGCCCCAGTGGGCCAGGAGCGCGGTGAAGACCCTGCCCTGGGCGGCCAGCGAGACATCCTGGCCGGCGGACTTCTCCGATGCTCCGTAACCGGGCATGTCCCACACGAACACCTCGTGGTGGCGGGCGAGCGAGCGGGCGATGCCGCGCCAGACATACGAGGAGAAGGGGTGCCGTGGAGGAGGACGACCGGATCCCGGCCGCGTTCTCCGAGCCTTTCCCAGCGGACCTCGCCGGACGTGCTCCGGAATGTCTTGGTCAGCTGCCATTCAGTCACGGGTGCTGTTCCTCTCGGTGATGCCTGCGGGCACGCCTCACGTCACACGGGCGGCATCAGGTCGCTCTCGCTGACGGTGTACGTCAGCTGGGGGTAGACGAAGTCCGTTTCATGGTTCTCACGGCGCCGCATTCGGTAGAACTCGCGGCTCTGGTGGTCGTCGGCCGATACGAGGCGCGCCCCCTGCGGGAGGTACGCGTCTCCATCGCGAAACCGTACAAAGGTTTTTGACGTTCGAAACGTTATACCCAGCCATTGGTTGTCCGCCGTCAGGGCGGGCGCCTCCAGGACGATTCTGTGCTTGAATCTCCGATTCGAGGCAACGGAGAACGCGACGATTCCGTGGTGAGCGAGAGGGATCTCGAACCTCTCGCCGACAGGATCTTTCGATTCGAAGATCAGCTTCCTCGGCGGGTTCACCTCGGGATGCTCGTAGCAGGAGAAGACGGCGATGAACGAGTCGTCGGCGAGATCGAGCGCCTGGTCGGAATGGCTGCCCATGGTCCTGTAGGCGTTCGTGTAGCTCTCGATGAGGGCATTGTTGAATCCGACCGAGAGCTCGGCACGCTCCTGAACCTGTCGCGCCAGCCGTTCGTGCACCGCCCGGAAACGCTGCGCCGGGTTGCCGTATCGGGTAGTGGTGCGTACGAGAGGCACACCGCCCGCCTCGTCGATCCTGGTCAGGACGGCGCCGCGCCGGCCCTTTCCCGCGTCTTCCAGATGAGCCGACGCTGACAGCTCCGCGAAGAGGTTGTCCCCGCCCGGCAGAGCACACGAGATGATCCGTTCCGAGAACCTAGGCTCGGGGTGCACCATAGTCTCCCGTATTCATGCTGAAGAGAATGTCGTCGCCGTAGTCGATGAACGACGAGGTCCTGTTCTCCTCGGCGTAGAGCCGGCGCAGCTCGTCCATGCCGGCCGGTGTGGGTGGCCCCAGCTTCACCAGGTCTCCGGCCATTTTGAGGAACGTGTGGCCGTGCTTGTGAACGGCCTCGGCGCTGGAACAGCGCACCACGTACCCCAGGCGGGTCGGGAGCATGGAGGCATCCAACGTCGAGGGCCGGATTTCGTGCGTGTACAGGCGGTTGGTCGACAGCGGCATGAAGAACACGGAGCCGGGATAGAGCGTCACCGTGAACTGCGCCGGGAGCGAGACCCCGTCGCGTTCTGCGGTCGGCTCCTTGAGGCGGAAATGGAGCCTGGTCAGCCCACTGGCACGCTTCACGCCGTAGTCGAAGGGGTCTTCGGCCAGGGGCCGCAGCTTGTCGAGCCCGTCATAGAAGGTGCAGAAGGCCATGATGCCGTTGGCGGGCATGTCCTTGGTCTTGTCCGCATGGGCCGAGATCCTGGCCTTGGACTGCTTGCGCTCGGGTGTGGCTCGGGTGTTGTGGTAGATCTGCGCGAGGACGTGATTCAGCGGCGCGTGGTTCCGGAAGACGGACGCGGCCTCGCGGTTGAGATCCTCGACGATGCGCGTGTCGGTCTGACGAAAGCCCTCGGTCGGACCCGAAAGATTCGTCGAGCAGCGCAGCAGGCGGAAATGCAGCTCGTCACCGTTCTGTGTGACCGGCGTCAGATAGATCCCGCTGCGGTGGGCTGTTCCCGGCTTGGTGGATTCCGTGAGGGACTGGAATGTGTGCTCCGCGCTGATCCGTCCGAAGTGGTCGTCACGGAGGTCGAAGAAGCGTCGGTAGTACACGCCCGCACCGTGTACGTGGACGGGAACGCGGCCGAGGCCGATGACGGGCCACGCTCCGTCGGCATCCTCGCGGTATCCGTGTGACAGCTCCCGTACCACGAATATGCGCTCGGCCGAACGCAGTTGGTGGCCGCTGATCGCGGATATGTCGCCACACAGATAGACCGTCTTCCGCGTGAGGTCGGCCGAACCAGAGGCAAGGTCCTCCGGCGTGACGGTGGCCCCGAAGAAGTCCCTGGCCAAATCGGCCATTTCACCGTCCAGCAACGCGGAAGGCACAACCAAAGCGGTGCCCGCATCCTCGATACGCGCTTCTGCCGGCTCTGTCGTGTACATCAAACCGCACCTGCCATTCGCAGATCTTGACGGATTTCCCAACCGTGAACATGGCAACGGCCCGCGCTCTTTCATGTGCGCGTGAAGCGCAGAGGAAAGGAGACGGACCGTTGAGCCTTGATGCTCTCATGGGGCTCGACAGCGGGCAACGGCGTTCTGCCGTAGGGGCGGTACGGGTCAGAGACGGTCCGCATCGACGACGGCCCGGGCGAACGCTGTGGGCGCCTCCTGCGGCAGGTTGTGGCCGACGCCCGCCAGCGTCCGATGCGCGTACGGGCCCGTGAAACGGTCACGGTACGAGGTGCCCTCGCCCGGCGCCGTGAACGGGTCGCGCTCCGCGTCGAGGGCGACGGTCGGCACGCTGATCGTCGGCCTCGCGAACAGCAGCTTCTCGTAACGGTCGTAGCGGTGCTCACCCTCGGCGAGACCGAGCCGCCAGCGGTAGTTGTGGATGACGATCGCGGGATAGTCGGGATTCTCGAAGGCGGCGGCGGTGCGGGCGAACGTGGCGTCGTCGAAGTCCCAGGTGGGGGAGACGGTGTCCCAGACGAGCCTGCACAGGTCCGGCCGGTGGTCCTTGTCCTCCATGGCCAGGCGCCCGCGCTCGGTGGCGAAGTAGTACTGGTACCACCAGGTGTGCTCGGCCGCCGGCTCCAGAGGCGTCTGCTGAGCCTCCACATCGGTGATGAGGTAGCCGCTCACCGAGACCAGCGCCTTGACGCGCTCGGGCCACAGCGCCGCGATGATGTCGGCCGTACGCGATCCCCAGTCGAAACCGGCCAGCACCGCCTTCTCGATCTTGAGTGCGTCCATCAGCGCGATGATGTCGAGGGCGACCGCCGACTGCTGGGCGTTGCGGAACGTCCTGGGCGAGAGGAAGTGCGTCGTACCGTGACCGCGCAGGAAGGGGACGATCACGCGGTAGCCCCGCGCCGCGAGCAGGGGAGCCACGTCGACGTAGCTGTGGATGTCATACGGCCAGCCGTGGAGACAGATCACCACGGGGCCGTGGGCGGGACCGGCCTCGGCGTAGCCGACGTTCAGCAGTCCGGCCCTGACCTGCTTCACCCTGCTGAAGGATGTGTGCGTGCCGGCTGCCGGGTCGGCGGAGGCGGACGCCGAACCGGCCCCGGCCTTCCGGGTGGCAGCCGCGGCGTTCTGCGGACCGGTGAGCGAGACTGCGGCGGCCGCACTCGTGCCCAGGCCGACGGCCGTGCCGAAGGTACGCCTGTCGATCATTGAAGTCCTCCGTGGTGCGGGTCGTATGCCGTGATGACGCTGACGCCCGGGGGCTGTGCGCCGAGTCGTGGAGTCTGCGGAGTGCGGGGGCCGGGGAGTGCGTCCGGGCCAGGGTCAGACCATGGGGCTGACAGGCCGTTCGTCGCCGACCAGTGCCCGCCCGTACATCTCCCGGGCGAGACCGGGGTTCAGCGTGGGGTGCCGGGCCGCCGTCTCGATGTCGCGCCAGTAGCGCTGGATGACCCGGGTCCGGGCGAAGCTGCCCGCGCCGCTCACCGTGAGCAGCAGCTGTACCGCCTGCCGCAGACAGGTGGAGGCGTGGCCCACGTCCATGCGCACCCGGGCCCGGTCGAGAAGGGTCGGGGCGTCGTCCGTCGGCGCCGCTGCCGTGTCGACCGCTTCGGCGGACCGCATGAGGTGGAGGTGGGCCGAGTCGATCAGTGTGGCCGCGTCGGCAAGTGCGGCCTGGACGCTGGGGGAGTCGGCCAGGCGCCCGTGGAGGGACATGGCCATGGGCTTCCCGCTGTCGACGGTCTCCATCGTCAGCCGGAAGATCGCGCGTGCGGCCCCGAGTGCGGGGGCCAGGGACGTCAGGGTGAGCGATCCCGGCGGGACGCGGTACAGCGGTTCGCCGGTCCGGGGCCGCTCGCCATCACGTCGGAGAAGCCCCGGATCCTGTCGTACGGGACGAACACTCGGTCGGCGACGAGTGTGTCGCTTCCGGTGCCGCGCATGCCGGCCATGTCCCAGGTGGCCGAGGTGGTCAGGCCCCCGACGGGGACGAGCGCGACACCCGGGCCGCCGGGCCCGCTGTCGCCGTGCCGGGTCCGAGGCACCCCGAGCACACCCCACTCCGCGTGATGGCAGCCGGATGCCCATGGCCACCGGCCCGAGACCAGAAGCCCGCCCTCGACAGGCTCGGCCGTGGCCCCCGCACCGCTGAACACACCGCACATGGGAACGTCCGGGCTCTCGCCCCAGAGGTCGGAACGGGCCTTGTCGCCGAAGGACGCGGCGATCTGCTGGGCGCCGTACGAGAGCATGACGATCCACGCGCTGGAGGGGCAGGCCAGGGCGATCTCGGCCAGTACGTCGACGCAGCCGGTGACGGGGAGTTCGTGTCCGCCGAGACTCTTGGGCACACCGAGGCGGAACATGCCCGCCTCGCGCAGGGCCTGCGCGGTCGCGTGGGTGAGCCGGCTCTCCCGCTCGGCGGTGTCCGCGTCCCGCAGCAGCACGGGCGAGACGGCGCGGGCCGCCTCGACGAGCGCGAGGGCCGGGTCCACGGGCGGAGTGCCCACCCGGGGGGTCGGCTGCTCTGTGCCAGGGGTTAACTGATCGTCCATGGGCGGGCTCCAGCCTTCGGTCAGCGATCCGAACGTCACACACATACATGCACACCTGGGTGACCGTCATGCGCGGCGCGCGGCGCCGAAAGGCATGCGGCCCAGCCGGCGCCGAGTAGCTGCTCGGGGTTCATGGGACGGCTCAACGAGCGTTACTGGTTGAGGTGGTGACGCAATCATGGCAGCTTTTGCCGTCACCGGTCAAGACGGTGACGAGTCTGTTTCCGGGAGCGCTGCGCGCCGTCGCCCCGCCGCAGAGGCGTGCGGCGGCGCGATGTATGGGGGGATCCGGGGAGGCCGGCCGTCATGCGAGAGTGGCAGCCCTGCTGAACATGGGGCATTGCCTCCGATCTCTGGGGAGTCCGGTCGTGTGCAAGCCACTGCCGTTCGCTGCGTGCCGCGAGATCGGGGAACCGGCTGTGGAGCACGCTCTGGGGGAGGGGGCCACGCTCTGTGGCATTCGCGAGAACCGTGTGACGGTGTACCGGCACCTGTTCCCCGCGAGTGGCACGGGAAGATGTCCGACGTGCGTGACGAGAGCGGGGGCGGCCGGCGACACTGCCGCGCCGTGAGTCAGGGGCCGGATCCCGCTTCAGGCGCACGCACTCAGAACTTCGGCACCTCCGGCTGTCGAGGACGCGGCACCGGCTCCGTCCCAGGGGTACAAGGAGCAGGAAGACAGACCTGCTCGACGAAGGAAGAAGGAGCACCCCGTGGCGATTCGGCGGATGGACAACGTGGCCATCGTTGTGGACGACCTGGAGGCTTCCGTCGCCTTCTTCGCCGAGCTCGGCATGGAGCTGGAAGGTGAAGCGCAGATTGCGGGGGCCTGCCCGGATCGGATGCTCGGCCTCGACGGGGTTCGCAGCGCCATCGCGATGATGCGCACCCCGGACGGCGACGGAAAGCTGGAGCTCACGAAGTTCCACGCCCCCGAGGCGGTCACTGCCGGACCGCTCAACCCGCCGCCCCACACGCTGGGCCTGCACCGCGTCATGTTCGCCGTCGACGACATCGATGACACGATCGCCCGTCTGCGCGGCCACGGCGCCGAACTCCTCGGCGAGGTGGCGCAGTACGAGAACGCCTACCGGCTCTGCAATCTTCGCGGCCCGTCGGGCATCATCGTCGCCCTGGCCGAACAGATCGGATAGGTCCCGGCACTTCGCCGGCCTCGGGCAGTGCGGACGCGGGGCGGCCGCCGAGCCGCGGTCGAGCGGGGTTCCGTCAGTGCGCGGCCGTGGCGGCGGGCGCGCTCTTCTTGCGGGCGCGGTAGGCGGCGGCCTTGATCTTGTTCCCGCACGAGTCCATGCCGCACCACTGTCGGCGCATCCCGCGGGAGCGGTCGATGTAGACGCGGGTGCACTCCGGGTTGCCGCACTCCTTCATCAGCGGCACGTCCGGCCCGCTGAGCAGTTCGACCGCCAGTCGGGCGACCGTCGACAGCGCCTGCTCCGGTGTGGCCGCGGTCGCCCGCCCGGACTGGGTGAGCTGGGGGGTGGCGGAGGGCCTGCGCGCGGCCTGGTTCAGCATGCCGAGGGCGGCCTCGTCGAACGGGGCTCCGAGGCGGCGGTCCGTGACCAGCCGGTAGACGGCCTCCCGCACGGCTCTCGCCTGCTCCACGTCGCTCTCGTCACCGGGGGTGACCGTGTCGACGACGCCGGACTCCAGGTACCACGCATCCAGTCGGTCCGGGGTCACGAACATCTCGAACCGCGCCGAACGGCGCGCGCGAAGGGTCGCGGCGAAGTCGAGGGCCGGGTTTCCGCAGACGAAGACATGGTTGAGGTTCACATCACCATTTTGACAGGTGACTGCCATGCGCGGCAAGGACTGGGGCGCGGGGCCCGCTGTCACCCACCCTGCCTCCTTGACAGTGAGTGAGGGGCCGTGACAGCATCGTCACCACCTTAACCGGTGACGCATGAAAGGGATCTCATGACCCAGACCGTGGAGTACGACTACGTCGTGGTGGGCGCCGGTACGGCAGGGAGCGTGCTGGCGGCGCGGCTGTCCGAGAACAGCCGGGTGAGCGTCCTGCTGATCGAGGCGGGCGGCGACGACGACCCCGGCGGCGCGTTATCACTCCCGCCCGCCTGGCCCAC
It encodes the following:
- a CDS encoding DUF3291 domain-containing protein, which gives rise to MNDFHLAQVNVGRILAPLDSPQLADFVAQLPEINAVADAAPGFVWRMVDDGGADSTGLRPENDDAMLLINCSVWESVDALRDFTYRSGHLKVLARRREWFERLADFHHALWWVPAGHRPSVEEAMDRIALIRSAGEGPDAFTFRAPHPPPSRLPVR
- a CDS encoding helix-turn-helix domain-containing protein, whose product is MSSEDAALEALVVLGDPVRRGLYRHVTATPGEVGRDAAAEAVGVSRSLAAFHLDKLVDAGLLEVCFKRLSGRSGPGAGRPAKMYRRAEGEHAVSVPPRSYDTASRLLAEVVERAGLDGELQAAAKKAGEAEGSASDGGTDPVEVLRSRGYEPFWDGDTLRLNNCPFHALADQFPALVCGMNLAGIEGLLTGLTDGQSWSAAMDPLPQGCCVALRLTEEI
- a CDS encoding acyl-CoA dehydrogenase family protein codes for the protein MDDQLTPGTEQPTPRVGTPPVDPALALVEAARAVSPVLLRDADTAERESRLTHATAQALREAGMFRLGVPKSLGGHELPVTGCVDVLAEIALACPSSAWIVMLSYGAQQIAASFGDKARSDLWGESPDVPMCGVFSGAGATAEPVEGGLLVSGRWPWASGCHHAEWGVLGVPRTRHGDSGPGGPGVALVPVGGLTTSATWDMAGMRGTGSDTLVADRVFVPYDRIRGFSDVMASGPGPANRCTASRRDRSP
- a CDS encoding CGNR zinc finger domain-containing protein codes for the protein MNLNHVFVCGNPALDFAATLRARRSARFEMFVTPDRLDAWYLESGVVDTVTPGDESDVEQARAVREAVYRLVTDRRLGAPFDEAALGMLNQAARRPSATPQLTQSGRATAATPEQALSTVARLAVELLSGPDVPLMKECGNPECTRVYIDRSRGMRRQWCGMDSCGNKIKAAAYRARKKSAPAATAAH
- a CDS encoding acyl-CoA dehydrogenase family protein encodes the protein METVDSGKPMAMSLHGRLADSPSVQAALADAATLIDSAHLHLMRSAEAVDTAAAPTDDAPTLLDRARVRMDVGHASTCLRQAVQLLLTVSGAGSFARTRVIQRYWRDIETAARHPTLNPGLAREMYGRALVGDERPVSPMV
- a CDS encoding VOC family protein, which encodes MAIRRMDNVAIVVDDLEASVAFFAELGMELEGEAQIAGACPDRMLGLDGVRSAIAMMRTPDGDGKLELTKFHAPEAVTAGPLNPPPHTLGLHRVMFAVDDIDDTIARLRGHGAELLGEVAQYENAYRLCNLRGPSGIIVALAEQIG
- a CDS encoding MerR family transcriptional regulator; this encodes MSIDRTWKVGTLAQTSGLTVRTLHHWDKIGLLSPSRRTDAGHREYGEQDVIRLYQVLALRRLGLGLESIATCLDVGVDPVRLMGDHLAGVEASIASLEALRERLAHIHGELVSDRAPDVSTLFGVLQTMGSAGPESRQALLRHLDDDQVRTLHDRAAALGPAAHYLLDVEWPELYRRAEALRSSGVEPTAPEVRKVVERMDELSSLFTGGDRGLSAAVRSAWRDDPAAMSGDPEAPADAWHDLTAYLDRARSAA
- a CDS encoding alpha/beta hydrolase translates to MIDRRTFGTAVGLGTSAAAAVSLTGPQNAAAATRKAGAGSASASADPAAGTHTSFSRVKQVRAGLLNVGYAEAGPAHGPVVICLHGWPYDIHSYVDVAPLLAARGYRVIVPFLRGHGTTHFLSPRTFRNAQQSAVALDIIALMDALKIEKAVLAGFDWGSRTADIIAALWPERVKALVSVSGYLITDVEAQQTPLEPAAEHTWWYQYYFATERGRLAMEDKDHRPDLCRLVWDTVSPTWDFDDATFARTAAAFENPDYPAIVIHNYRWRLGLAEGEHRYDRYEKLLFARPTISVPTVALDAERDPFTAPGEGTSYRDRFTGPYAHRTLAGVGHNLPQEAPTAFARAVVDADRL